In Andrena cerasifolii isolate SP2316 chromosome 11, iyAndCera1_principal, whole genome shotgun sequence, the genomic stretch GGAAACACTTGAAATCTTAATTAATAAGCGTGCAACAACACACACACACTGTAATGGTCTACGCGTGTCGGCCTACACGTGCCTCCCGAAATCTCGACGTGCTCCGGTAACCGAGAGGACGTTGCGAGGAAGGAACAGAGAATAATTGCACACAGGCTCGTGTACGAATGCTGTAGCTGATTCACTACATTGACATTTCGCTGCTTCGACGAGCTGCAGTCTACCATgtatatattttcattaatgtatgtataataaaaaGTATATTCGAGACAACGATCGGCTCTGTTTAGTGCGCGCTCTTTAACATCCGAAGTGAAGCGTGTCGAGAGAAGATACCATTTGGGGATCGATCGAGCTATCTCGCGTTCTGGCAGAATATTTTTGGCTTCTGAATTCTATATTTTATCGCAACAACGTATATTTCTCCTAGGAATTAATCGATTTTAAACGAGGAAACCTCCGTGGAATTCTTTGTATTGTGTAAACGGCACCTAATCgcgtatctatatatatatatatatatatatatatatatatatatatattctcgctGAAAGGTTCTGTGTTGATGTCAATAAATTTACAATGATTTTTAAGTCGTTCACCCCGTTTCGAATTTCATTCTACTGGTTATTCTACCGAGCGGTGGACAAACGGCACTTTTAGATTTATTTTGCAGAGAGGGAAGCCGAACGAATTTTGGACAACAAGAATGCAGAACTTTGTTGCGACaaagattgaaagaaaaataattttagatCACGCTGAGAAAATAGAACGCAAAGATTATGGGTTCGCACTCTCTGTACAGAGCCTGCTGAAACTCTTATTTTCTAACTCCGAATGCGTAAATAGAATGATATAAAAGCTTTACTATTTACTATTGTATGCATAGGCAAGATCGAAGGATCGATGAATGAAGTGGCACGCGTAGTTATTATTGAATGAACTTACGCACGTTTACTCTGCGCGCAATTACGCAGGTTGCCTAGCAACACGCTCCATTCGTGGCTGGAACATGGCCGCCGGCGAATTCATGTTTTCGGTCGAAACGATTTGCTGTTTGCTCCAATTGAATAAGTCCTTTCGTTACTTTGCCGATGAAAATACATTACACTCTTGTCCCCTATTCTCCTCCGTACACACGCAGTTGAATAAACGTTAATTGAAAGCATAAAAGTCACTGATAACCAGAAATCGAAGAGGTTATGTGTGAAACTAACCTCACATAACCTTGCCTTGCTTCGTGTTTTTTTCTACTTACCGTGGGAATAAGAGGAACAATATTTTGTTTTCCGTGCAATCGGGATCATCTGTGATTCGATATTTAAAAGGGGGACATAAGATCGCGCTCTTTATATGTTTTTCTCTTCGCATTTAATAAGAAGCTACCCTAGCCTATTTCTGATATCAGCTGCATCATGAGTAAATATAGAAGGAAAGAATCCTCCAGCGAGGATAGCGACAGCGAAGAGGAGAGGCGTAAGAAGGATATCAGGGAGAGAGACGAGTTTGCTAATCGACTTAAAGCAAAAGATGAGAGCAAAACACGGAAGGTCGCTATGCCAGCAGGCTCGGGAGCAGGTAAACTTGACCGTGCAGCGTCAATTGCTTTGTATTCTCTATGAACTGTGCTACTTACTATCCCATGTGTTACTTAATGCGTAGCCGAAGCAGCAAAGCGGCTCAAAATCATGGAAACGGATATGCGGGAGAAGCTGGTACCAAAGCTGCGAATCGAATCACGCAGAAAGTACTTGGAGAAACGTAAAGAAGATAAGGTGGCCGAATTGGAAGCCGATATTATCGATGACGAATACCTATTCGAAGAGGAAATGTAATTTCTTAAACGATAGCATACGTATCCTATAAAGATCAATTTAAAACTAACAATGCTTCCAATGAATTAGATTGACAGAGCAGGAGAGGAAAGAAAGGGACCACAAGAAACAGTTACTTCAATTGGCGAAAGAACACGAGAAAGCTAGGGAGCTAGAAAGGGTGCAACGGTATCACATGCCCCTGGAAAAGGGGAAACAAGAACCAGAACAGGATATACATGACAATGAACCGCCACAATCTGAGCAAAGCAAATGGGAATCCGAACAGATGTCGTCCGCTGTTTTTCGTTTTGGGGCCAAAGATAGGAAAGGTTCGAGTCTTACGACTCAAGAGGTCCTAGATCCTCAGTTAATATGTCCACAAAGATTATTCACGATAGTTTAAACTTTCTACAGCGCAAGAAGATTACGATCTTCTTCTGGAGGACGAGGTGGAATTCGTTCAAGCGCTGCGTATGCCCGGCAGCGAGAAGGGCAGGAAACGCGAGGAGAGTCCCCCTCCGCAACTGAAAGCTTTGCAAACGATACAAGAGACGAAGAAGAGTCTGCCGATCTACCCTTTCAGGAACGACTTGATTCAAGCCATCAAGGATCATCAGGTTTGTTACTCATAGATCGTATCCTGCAATTCATTGCTACGTTAACGCGATAGGTGTTGATAATAGAGGGAGAAACGGGTTCCGGTAAAACGACGCAGATACCGCAATACCTCTACGAGACTGGGTTCgcggaaaacaataaaatcatAGGCTGCACCCAGCCGAGGAGAGTGGCTGCTATGTCCGTGGCATCGAGAGTCGCCCACGAAATGGCTGTGAAACTGGGGAACGAAGTGGGTTACGCGATTCGTTTCGAGGATTGCACTTCCCACCGGACTCGAATCAAGTACATGACCGATGGTACTCTTCACCGGGAATTTCTAAGCGAGCCAGACCTGGCTTCCTACAGGTACAATGCTACGCATTCAAAGTTCTCTAAAAGGCTTGGCGGAGGCGTAGTACAGAGTAGAGGGGGTAGTAAATCAATTAAAAGTGTTCTCATATTCTGTTCAGCGTTATGATAATCGACGAAGCTCACGAGCGCACCTTGCACACCGATATATTGTTCGGATTGGTGAAGGACATCACGAGATTTCGAACGGATCTTAAGCTACTGATTTCCTCGGCCACTCTAGACGCGACAAAGTTCAGCGAGTTCTTCGACGACGCCCCCATTTTTCGAATACCTGGTCGACGGTTCCCCGTGGATATTTATTACACGAAAGCTCCAGAGGCAGACTACATCGACGCCTGCGTTGTTTCCATTCTTCAGATACACGCGACGCAACCCAATGGCGACGTACTCGTGTTCCTAACAGGCAAGTGCCCCCTTCCCTCCCTCTTGCCCACCGTTTGCGATCTATCATTGCTCTCAGCGTAACGAACACTTCGTCGCACAGGTCAAGACGAAATAGAGACGTGCCAGGAAATGTTGCAAGAGAGGGTGAGACGATTGGGATCGAAATTGGCGGAGTTGCTGATCCTGCCCGTTTATGCGAATCTTCCGAGCGACATGCAGGCGAAGATATTTCAGCCGACTCCACCCGGTGCGAGAAAGGTATGAGTGGAACTGGGAATAGAGTGAGATTCTTTCTCCCGTGCATTTCTCAGAAACGGTGTTCATTTTATCAGGTAGTTCTCGCCACGAATATAGCGGAGACGTCTTTAACCATAGACAACATAGTGTACGTGCTAGATCCTGGATTCGCGAAACAGAACAACTTTAACTCTAGAACAGGGATGGAAAGCTTGATGGTGGTTCCTATTAGTAAAGCCTCTGCTAATCAGCGTGCTGGCAGAGCTGGGAGAGTGGCTCCGGGCAAGTGTTTCCGCTTGTATACGGCTTGGGCGTACCAACACGAACTGGAGGACAATACTGTGCCCGAGATTCAGAGAATAAACCTCGGTAATATCCTCAGAATCAATGAAAAGTTACCCGTTTCGTACAATTTCTATCCTTTGCCTAATCGAATAACGAAATAACATTCCAGGGAATGCCGTGCTCACTCTGAAAGCGCTGGGAATAAACGATCTGGTCCACTTCGATTTCCTCGATCCGCCGCCGCACGAGACGCTTGTGTTAGCTTTGGAGCAGCTTTACGCGTTGGGTGCTTTGAACCATCGCGGAGAACTGACGAAACTCGGACGGAGGATGGCCGAGTTCCCGTTGGACCCAATGATGGCGAAGATGTTGCTGGCCAGCGAGCAGTACCGCTGCTCGGAGGAAGTGGCCACCATTGCCGCGATGTTGTCGGTGAACGGGGCGATTTTCTACAGGCCGAAAGACAAGATCATTCACGCAGACACAGCGCGGAAGAATTTCCACGTGCCCGGCGGTGACCACCTCACTTTGCTGAACGTGTACAATCAGTGGCAGCAAAGCGACTTCAGCACCCATTGGTGCTACGAGAATTTCATTCAGCATCGATCGATGAAACGGGCAAGGGACGTCAGGGAACAATTGGTAGGACTAATGCAGCGAGTCGAGATGGAACTCGTTTCAGGAATCTCGGAGACGATCAACGTTAGAAAGGTGAGTGGCTCGTATTGAATCGCTTTTAGAACTTATttgtgaaataaattaaattatgaaatgaacttttaaaagtttatttttcacataaataaataaatttgtgcTGGTGGTTTTTCAAGGCTATCACCGCGGGTTACTTTTACCACGTAGCCCGATTATCAAAAGGTGGCCATTATAAGACCGCGAAGCACAATCAAACCGTGTCGATCCATCCGAACAGTTCACTGTTTCAAGAGCTGCCGCGCTGGCTGCTTTACCACGAGCTGGTCTTCACTACGAAGGAATTCATGCGGCAGGTACGTATTGCGCACGATAATTTGAAACGAAGTAGAAGCGGCTAtgggtatttaattttttctttaactttGTTCTATTAACGTGTGCCAGGTAACGGAGATTGAGAGCAAGTGGCTTTTGGAAGTTGCCCCGCATTATTACAAGCCGAAAGAGCTGGAGGACTCAACCAATAAAAAGATGCCAAAAGTCGCAGGAAGATCACGACCAGATGGAACCAACTAACTTTATAATTAGTACAATCGTATAAGTGACGATGAGTTATGAGGTATGAGTCTATAAGTCATATGAAAGTATATTGTACAGACAGGAGAATGTAAGAGatgatatacatatatgtttAACGGTAGTATATTACTTATAGATAATGTATTGAAACATTTGTACCTCCCTGTACACCTCTAATCGTAAGACAAATGTAAATTACACGCGTTTTCAACTAACAAATGTATCGATAATCGGCTGTAATTGTAaatgcattttattttaataaaaaagaaagtgaAGAGAAAATGACTGTTTTAATTCAATTACAGCACATGAGTGACCAGCAACGATTCGTTTCCACACTATTTCTACAAATATTGATTTTCGGCTTCCCACAAAAGCACCAGAAAACTTGCGCAAGAGAATTGGTGGGGCCGAAAAATGGCTTTTTGTGGGGAAAAAAGTTCGTGTTGTGGGCTAtttaaaaactttgattttgtggggaaaagaaaaatttgtgGGTCTTGTGGGCTATTTAAAACCCCAACTTTGTGGGGGAAAACTTGGCTTCTATTGTGGGCCATTTAAAATCCCGAATTTGTGGGAAAAGGAAGATTTTGTGGGTCTTGTAAGCTATTTAAAACCCCGAATTTGTGGGGAAAAATTTTGGTTCGTCTTGTGGGCTATTTAGAATTCTCAATTAGTTGTGGCGAACAGTAAGTTTTCCCAGCGGAAGAAAGCTTTGCGAGCCTTGTAGGCTATTTTAAATTACGAATCTGTGGCAAAAAGTAAGTTTTCTGGGACGATGAAAGTTTTGCGGGTCTTGTGGGCTGTTTAGAATTACCAAATCGTGGGCCTTGCGATGTATCCATATGAAGAAGGGTAAGAGTAAAGGTTCAGATATAGTTGCAAAACGTGCGGAACAAAACCAAAAATCAATGTATTTTTGGAAACGAAACTTTTTATTGAAATCGTAAAGCGGACGTACAATTTTGTGTGCAATAATAGTTGTTCCTTTCAACACATTACTTGCTACATACCTTCCAATTATACAATGCTAATTGGCGATCTACCTGCAGCGACGGAATTAAGTATTACAATAATAAAAGATTTACCTCgaagaagaattattattacagCGCTGAAAGATTTATGATTCGATTCCATCTATTTCTTTCCCAAACGTTCCCCTTGTCTCCGTCTCGTTCCCCATTCTTGAATAGTTAAATCTtcccgtgaataaataaactgctGGCGACAAGAGGTTCCGCCGCGGCGCACTGAAATAGTAAAGGCTCGAggcttaaaataaaagacttcgcaacaggatttataaaaatataattctgcCGGTCGCATACAGTAGAACACAGTAGAAATTATGATAATGATACGGTGGGTGCATACGGGGGTAGACGCGCGGGCAGTGCTCCACTCCGAAAGGAAAGCGAACGGGGAGCTCCCTAAACGTACTTGGCAATCTGTAGTCAGCCGCCAGCGTTTTGTAAAATTGCTTCGAGAACTTTGACTGTGAGTGGAACTTCGTCGCACAGAAAATCGCAGTAAATCAAAAATATGAACGGATCCGATTTCCGAGCAACCATCGAACACTATTTCGATGAAAATTTCTTTGGTTGAGGGTGAAATTGGCGGACGCGTGGATAGAACATGAGATACGATCGATCGTGTATATACGCATATAAATACCTGTCGTTTGTTTCGCCAAACCGAAGATGAATATTCTGCGACCAGCGTTTAACATACTCACAATTTGCGGATGCTGGATGGGACCGTCCGTGGTTTCTACAACGCGCAACAGGATCGCGTACCTTTCGTACACGGTCTTTGTGTTCCTACTGCTGCACACATTCTGTGTGTCACAGTTTCTGAACGTGATATTAAACGCGAGAACAGCGGACGATCTCAGCGACAGCTTCTACATGCTCATCGCGTCCGTTCTGGCCTGCTGCAAGCTCATCACGCTTCTAGTAAACCGCAGGAGCATCGAAATCCTCGGCAACAAGCTCGAACAGGAGCCCTGCAAGCCAAAGAACGCCGAGGAGGCGGCCATTCAAAATAAGTTCGACAAGAGCATCGGGTAAATATCAACACGTTTTATCTAACATTTATACGCAAATATGAACATGGTAAATGTTGACAATTTTGCTGCAAAATTTTACAGGGAAATTCCTTGCTATATGTCAGAATGTGCCACGCAATTATGATAGGGTGTATAATTAATAACACTTCTATGTTACTGTGTTCAATTGTACACTCGTTAATTCAGTCGTTCGTTCCCCTAAAATATATTCGTTTTCAGTTTCGGTTGCGTGGCACTGTCTGCTCATTCTGCATACCTATACGGAGAGAGCCACGACTCAAgggtagggaatacaatcccgggatcccgggtgttttttggattccaaaaatcctgattttttcaaaatgtgaattactCTATGAacatctaaaaaatataaaaataaactaaataaataaacatagtaaTTTCATAATGATAAGgacaataatactaataatgatttatttaaataataatattaggtCGCATATAACTAACTGAACCATTTCTTTTTCACAATGATATTCTCGctttccgctatttcgaaatcgcgcaAGTTGCAAACCACAACTTGACTGGACacgtaaagtcgaaacattgtagacATGTACGTACTTTAGGTGcttgctgtttcttcgttcgcatttgCAGAAATCTTCCTAATTGTCCTGCTGtgtttattgttaaaaatgattttagcttaTAGTTCAGACTAATGATAGAAAGTAAGTCACTTTAAAtcaagatttagaattttaacggataacaaatcattttaattactgagactttctattacccaatcccgggattagtcccggaatGCCGAGTtagactttaaaaaaatcccgcagTTCCGGGATAGTGAGTAatgaccgggattgtattccctacgcGCGGGCTACTATACCTAACTGCCAATATCTTCGGAATTGTCAAATGCAAAGTATtaacataggggagaccggggcaaagtgggacgaaaaatgtttgaagtcgaataagatttttccctttcaataaaaatgtgtgaagatagatttataatataatttgaacattactattgataaatgacgaatatcaatactgaaaataaacttaaagtatattaaaattcaacttgaaaagaaaatgcaaaatcgaccactttaccccatatatggggtaaagtgagctactctctggggtaaagtgagcagaaattaaatacgtgttttaatgaagcatataattataaaatcaactttcttagaacttttaaactatttaaactattttttttttaaatatatttcattaatacaaccttaatgttaataatttgtactttgtaactttgtactttgtgttactaacct encodes the following:
- the L(2)37cb gene encoding DEAH-box helicase 16 lethal (2) 37Cb, which gives rise to MSKYRRKESSSEDSDSEEERRKKDIRERDEFANRLKAKDESKTRKVAMPAGSGAAEAAKRLKIMETDMREKLVPKLRIESRRKYLEKRKEDKVAELEADIIDDEYLFEEEILTEQERKERDHKKQLLQLAKEHEKARELERVQRYHMPLEKGKQEPEQDIHDNEPPQSEQSKWESEQMSSAVFRFGAKDRKAQEDYDLLLEDEVEFVQALRMPGSEKGRKREESPPPQLKALQTIQETKKSLPIYPFRNDLIQAIKDHQVLIIEGETGSGKTTQIPQYLYETGFAENNKIIGCTQPRRVAAMSVASRVAHEMAVKLGNEVGYAIRFEDCTSHRTRIKYMTDGTLHREFLSEPDLASYSVMIIDEAHERTLHTDILFGLVKDITRFRTDLKLLISSATLDATKFSEFFDDAPIFRIPGRRFPVDIYYTKAPEADYIDACVVSILQIHATQPNGDVLVFLTGQDEIETCQEMLQERVRRLGSKLAELLILPVYANLPSDMQAKIFQPTPPGARKVVLATNIAETSLTIDNIVYVLDPGFAKQNNFNSRTGMESLMVVPISKASANQRAGRAGRVAPGKCFRLYTAWAYQHELEDNTVPEIQRINLGNAVLTLKALGINDLVHFDFLDPPPHETLVLALEQLYALGALNHRGELTKLGRRMAEFPLDPMMAKMLLASEQYRCSEEVATIAAMLSVNGAIFYRPKDKIIHADTARKNFHVPGGDHLTLLNVYNQWQQSDFSTHWCYENFIQHRSMKRARDVREQLVGLMQRVEMELVSGISETINVRKAITAGYFYHVARLSKGGHYKTAKHNQTVSIHPNSSLFQELPRWLLYHELVFTTKEFMRQVTEIESKWLLEVAPHYYKPKELEDSTNKKMPKVAGRSRPDGTN